The Bacteroidales bacterium sequence ACAATACTTTAAACGATGAAATGCTCGGCTATAACCGAATTATTAACCAGAAAGTTCAAATTGTGAGTGCTTTTTTACAGAATGAATGGAAAAACAAGCAAATCAGCATTTTAATAGGTACAAGAATTGATAAACATAATTTGATAAACAATGTAATATTCAGTCCGCGTGCAAATGTTCGTTATTCTCCATTAGAAAGTATGTCGTTAAGAGTAAGTTATGCATCCGGCTTTAGAGCTCCGCAAGCTTTTGATGAAGACCTTCATATCACTGCTGTCGGCGGTGGCGTTACCTTAATTCAATTAGCTCCGGATTTACGTCCCGAATATTCCCACAGTATAAGCGGCTCCGCTGACTTCAGCAAAACCTTCAATAAAACTAAAATTGAATTACTGCTTGAAGGTTTTTATACAACAATCAACGATGTTTTCATCTTGCAAGAATCCGGTACCGACGAACATGGCAATATAATTTTGGAAAGGATTAACGGTTCCGGTGCTTATGTTGGCGGATTAAATGCAGAGTTTAAAGCAACTTTTCCGTATAATATCGGTATGCAACTTGGTTATACTTATCAACAAAGCAGATACAAAAATCCGGAGACCTGGTCCGAGAATCCGGAACTCCAACCTCAGAAACGAATGTTTCGCACTCCTGATCATTACGGATTTATTACTTTAGATTATGCATTGAAAAATCGTTTTGTTGTTGCTGTTTCCGGAATTTATACCGGTAATATGCTTGTACAACATTTCGCCGGTTATGTAGAAAAAGATACTGAAGTTATTACACCGCATTTTTTTGATATGAATGTTAAATTGTCTTACGATTTTACTCTCAGCGGAAATATAATATTACAATTAAACGCCGGAGTACAAAATGTTTTCAATAGCTATCAATCCGATTTTGATTACGGAATGGATAGAGATGCCGGATATGTTTACGGACCTTCTTTACCGCGAACATATTTTGTAGGAGTGAAATTTATGATGTAAGGTTAAATTGGGTTTCAGGATTTAAAATTCCAACTTTTGGAATAACATAAGAATGTAGAAACTAATATTAATTCTATCTCTCAATTATAAATTAATTTCTGCATTCTTCCTTTTCTAAATTCTCTACTCGTACCTTATTGTCTGAATAGGATTTATTTTTGATATCAATGCCGTTGGAATAATCACAATTAACATACAAATTAGAAATATTCCGATATCTACCGAAACCATTTGCCATAGATTTATTTCTATCGGAACAGTGTTCACGTAATATGATTCCTGAGGTAAGGAAATGATTTTGAAATTTATTTGAAGATAAGATAAAATTAATGTGAGAGCGTTGCCGATAAGAATGCCGATACCTACTATATATGCCGCTTTTACTAAGAATATTTTACGTATTTCACGGTTGTTCATTCCCAAAGCTTTCAAAATCCCTATCATTGATGTTCTTTCAATAATAATTATTATCAATACGGAAATGATAGTAACAATGCAAACAATACTCATAACACTTAAAAGAACGGCAACATTTACATCTTGCAATGAAAGCCAATCAAAAACTTGCGGATTAATATCATAAACCGTTTGCAATTTGCAATTGTACGGCATTAGGGGAAGAATTTGCCGGTAAGCAATCTCAATATCGGAAAGTGAATTCAAATATATTTCATATCCATTCGATTGTGTATCAGTCCAATTATTCAGTTGTCTGATTATATTTATATCCGAAATAATAAACGTCTTATCATAATCGCCAAAGCCGGATTCATAAATTGCAGCTACGATAAATCTCCTAACTCTCGGGCTCTGGTCATAGAGAAAATATCCATCAATTTTATCATTAACGGATAAATTCAACTTATTTGCAACAATTTTGGAAATAACTATCGAATCATTATTTTTCCCATTATCGAATTTTGGAATTTGTCCTTCAATAATTTCTCCCGAGAAATTATTGAAATCGAAATCGGCTCCTATTCCTTTAAAAGCAACTCCTTCAATATTATCGCTTGTTTTTAGAATACCCGCTTTTAAAGCATATTCATTAACCGACTGAACATATTTTACTTTTGAAATATTACTGATATATTCGGCATCAATTTCTATAGGCTTTGATTCCCAAGATTCGTTGTAATCGAAATTCGAAATTCTGAGATGACCCACAAAACCTGCAATCTTTTTTTCGATCTGATTTTTAAATCCAGTAACAATAAAAACTGCCATCAACATTACAATAACACCCAAAGTAATTGTGCCTATTGCAATTTTTACAATATTTCCGGAATAATCATTTTTATTGATTTTCAAAATCTTCTTTGAAATAAAAGAAAAGGCTTTCATATCAATAAATCAAATATTTACTTCTGATAATCTTGAAGTTACTTATATCTTCTTGCCAACTTGCTCTTATAGTATCAATATCAGCATTATTTTCGATTTGTTCTCTTAGTTTTGATGTTCCGGCAAGTTTATCAAAAAATGGAATAAAGAATTTATCCTTGTTCTTCAAATCTTTATAACAAGAAATAAGAATATCAAAATTCAATTCGTGAATAGAATTTCGCCATTCGTACCCTTGTCCGACAAGATTATATCCGATACATTCCTTATCTTTTAATTTCGGATTGGGAGCTGCATGCGAAATACTCCGCGGAGTAAAGGTTGTGTCACCTTTTGAAAGATCCGGATGACCGACTAATTCAAAAGGAAAATCGGTTCCTCTTCCAACCGAAACACAAGTTCCTTCAAAAAAACAAAGTGAAGGATACATCCATATTGCACTCATATTTTGAAGATTAGGAGACGGAGCCACAGGCAATTCATAATAGGAGCTGTAAGTATAATTAGCCACCGGAATTACTTTCACCATTTTCTTATCATGAAAATTAGGAGAAATCCAATCTTCACCAACAACCATTAATCCGTATTCGCCTATAGTCATCCCATAAACAACAGGAATTTTGTGCATTCCAACAAAAGACTCGAAACCATCCTCAAGTACCGGACCATCAATATAATGCGCATTGGGATTCGGTCTGTCGAGGATAATAACCGGAATATCCGCTTCGGCACAAGCTTCAAGAACATAAGTCAATGTGGATATATACGTATAAAACCTCACTCCAACATCTTGAAGATCGAAAAGCATTACATCAATATTTTCAAGTTGTTTCTGAGTAGGTTTTTTATTATTTCCGTATAAAGAAATTATCGGTAAACCGGTAAGCTCGTCTTTATTGTCGGAAATAAGTTCCCCAGCACCGGCATCACCACGGAAACCATGTTCGGGACAATATATCTTTGTAACAGTAACTTTTTCCGAAAGTAGAACATCAACAAGATGTTTATCTTTAAAAATTGATGTTTGATTAGCTACAATTCCTATTGATTTATTTTTTAAATCATTCAGATAAAGTTCTGTACGTTCCGCACCGGGAACTATTTTTGCATTTTGAGCGTAAACATTAATCTGCAAAAAAAAGCATGAGACTAAGACTATATGAGTAAAACTCATTTTTTTAAAAAATCTTATTCTCATGCCGGGAAGTATTTATTGTGTTCTGCCGGGATAAACCTCGAGAGCTTTTTTAAGGCAGATCATAGATTTTTTAAGATCTTCTACTTTAAGAACATAACTAATTCTCACTTCGTCTTTACCGGAGCCAGGAGTAGAATAGAATCCTGTAGCAGGAGCCAACATCAC is a genomic window containing:
- a CDS encoding ABC transporter permease, with protein sequence MKAFSFISKKILKINKNDYSGNIVKIAIGTITLGVIVMLMAVFIVTGFKNQIEKKIAGFVGHLRISNFDYNESWESKPIEIDAEYISNISKVKYVQSVNEYALKAGILKTSDNIEGVAFKGIGADFDFNNFSGEIIEGQIPKFDNGKNNDSIVISKIVANKLNLSVNDKIDGYFLYDQSPRVRRFIVAAIYESGFGDYDKTFIISDINIIRQLNNWTDTQSNGYEIYLNSLSDIEIAYRQILPLMPYNCKLQTVYDINPQVFDWLSLQDVNVAVLLSVMSIVCIVTIISVLIIIIIERTSMIGILKALGMNNREIRKIFLVKAAYIVGIGILIGNALTLILSYLQINFKIISLPQESYYVNTVPIEINLWQMVSVDIGIFLICMLIVIIPTALISKINPIQTIRYE
- a CDS encoding DUF1343 domain-containing protein yields the protein MRIRFFKKMSFTHIVLVSCFFLQINVYAQNAKIVPGAERTELYLNDLKNKSIGIVANQTSIFKDKHLVDVLLSEKVTVTKIYCPEHGFRGDAGAGELISDNKDELTGLPIISLYGNNKKPTQKQLENIDVMLFDLQDVGVRFYTYISTLTYVLEACAEADIPVIILDRPNPNAHYIDGPVLEDGFESFVGMHKIPVVYGMTIGEYGLMVVGEDWISPNFHDKKMVKVIPVANYTYSSYYELPVAPSPNLQNMSAIWMYPSLCFFEGTCVSVGRGTDFPFELVGHPDLSKGDTTFTPRSISHAAPNPKLKDKECIGYNLVGQGYEWRNSIHELNFDILISCYKDLKNKDKFFIPFFDKLAGTSKLREQIENNADIDTIRASWQEDISNFKIIRSKYLIY